In Liquorilactobacillus nagelii DSM 13675, the following proteins share a genomic window:
- a CDS encoding ABC transporter permease has protein sequence MEEKMKLNSDSFQPLAKSESLDNEKIAAPSLTFLQDAWMRLKKNKGAVISLFIVLIMVVVAFGSTPFIDHNSLVKSAPTYANLPAKIPGVSINGFNGKLKVAGKWVDEYQQNNIPKDKYFILGTDYLGRSLAERIIYGTKISLIVALVATFFDLTIGVAYGIISGWKGGRVDTVMQRIIEIISSVPNLVIVVLMLLVLKPGMTSIICAIAISSWTTMARMIRAETLSLKSQEYVLAAQTLGESPLKISLKHLVPNLSSIIIIQTMYTIPTAIFFEAFLSFIGIGISSPQTSLGVLLNDGQKNFQFLPYQMWYPAIVLCVLMIAFNLLGDGLRDAFDPKTRR, from the coding sequence ATGGAAGAAAAAATGAAATTAAATTCAGATAGTTTCCAGCCGCTAGCAAAAAGCGAATCGCTGGATAACGAAAAAATTGCTGCACCGTCATTGACTTTTTTGCAAGATGCTTGGATGCGGCTCAAGAAAAATAAAGGGGCAGTTATTTCGCTCTTTATTGTTTTAATTATGGTGGTAGTTGCCTTTGGTTCAACACCGTTTATTGATCATAATTCACTGGTTAAATCGGCACCAACTTATGCTAATCTGCCGGCTAAGATTCCGGGAGTATCGATTAATGGTTTTAATGGTAAGTTGAAAGTGGCCGGCAAATGGGTGGATGAGTATCAACAAAATAACATTCCTAAAGATAAATATTTTATTTTAGGTACTGATTATTTGGGCCGTTCATTAGCTGAAAGAATTATTTATGGGACCAAAATTTCTTTAATTGTCGCGTTAGTCGCAACATTTTTTGATTTAACAATTGGAGTCGCCTATGGAATTATTTCTGGTTGGAAAGGCGGCCGGGTTGATACAGTCATGCAGCGGATTATTGAAATTATTTCATCTGTTCCTAACTTGGTAATTGTGGTTTTAATGCTGTTGGTACTAAAACCAGGCATGACATCAATTATTTGTGCGATTGCTATTTCCAGTTGGACGACAATGGCACGCATGATACGAGCGGAAACACTGTCATTGAAATCGCAAGAATATGTCCTAGCAGCGCAAACTTTAGGTGAGTCACCGCTAAAAATATCATTGAAACATCTAGTACCCAACCTATCAAGTATTATCATTATTCAAACCATGTACACAATTCCAACGGCAATTTTCTTTGAAGCTTTCTTGAGTTTCATTGGAATTGGAATTAGTTCACCGCAAACCTCATTAGGGGTATTGTTGAATGATGGACAGAAGAATTTTCAGTTCTTACCATATCAAATGTGGTATCCAGCAATCGTCTTATGTGTCTTGATGATAGCATTTAACTTATTAGGCGATGGTTTGCGTGACGCCTTTGATCCTAAGACGAGAAGGTAG